DNA from Paenibacillus sp. JQZ6Y-1:
CCGTCATGGATCTGGCATGACGGCACGCAGGATAGGGGGTTTTTGTGATGAGTAGAATGAGAGAAACTATAGATTTCGTACATATTTAATTTATGTTTTTGTTTAATATTCGTATTTTTATAAATTTAATGCTTGAAAAAGAGCAGAAGGTTCCTTTATGATAAATCTAGCTTTACTAAGCCATACGAACTTCACCAAGCAAGACTAGCTTCCGCGAATAGAGCAATTTGGTTTGTACATCGTACTAGACACTGTATTTATGTAAGCGCTTAACAAAATGAGAATACACAGCCTACACCTTTCGTAATGCAAGCATAACCCTGCTTTCGTACAAGATTGATCCTATTTCCAAATGAGAGAGGAAGACACATATGACATCTCGTTTCCGTAAACAAGCCAGTATAACCGCTATTGCTGCTACTCTGGTGATACCGATGCTGCTGCCATCATCCACTATCTTCGCTGCTTTTCCAAGTACGGATTCTCTAAAAGTGACAGCTGCTCCAACGTCGGGCGCTATCACTAATGCTACAGCTACATCGAATCCCACTGTGTTACCGGGTGCATCCACCGATGCTGCCGCCGCCACAGCTACCGGTACACCTGTGTATCAGGAAGCGTCTGTTCATGATCCGTCGGTGATCAAGGTTGGCAATGAATTTTACATATTCGGTTCTCATCTTGCTTCTGCCAAATCGTCCGATCTCATGAATTGGAGTATGATCTCCTCTGGTGTAGCAGATGGCAATCCATTGATTCCCAATGTCACCACTGAATTAAAGGATGCACTAAGCTGGGCACAAACGAGTACACTCTGGGCAGCCGATGTTATTCAACTGGCAGACGGCAAATTTTACATGTATTACAACGCCTGCAAAGGCGATTCTCCTCGTTCTGCGATGGGCATTGCTGTAGCAGATAACATCGAAGGTCCATATCGCGACAAAGGTATTTTCCTCAAATCTGGCATGTGGGATCAGATTAGCGAGGATGGTACTATTTACGATGCACGCATTCACCCGAATACGGTTGATCCAGATGTATTTTATGATAAGGATGGCAAGCTGTGGATGGTATACGGCTCGTATTCAGGCGGTATTTTCGTCATGCAAATGGACCCGGTTACCGGCAAGCCGCTACCGGATCAAGGTTATGGCAAAAAGTTAATCGGCGGTAATCACAGCCGGATCGAAGGCGCGTACATGCTGTACAGCCCGCAAACGGATTATTACTACATGTTCCTGTCGTTTGGTGGACTGGATGCGACTGGCGGTTACAATCTGCGCGTTGTTCGTTCCAAAACGCCGGATGGTCCATTTTACGATGCGGCTGGAAATGATATGACGAATGTGAAAGCAGATCCGTCCAAACCGCTGTTTGATGATGATTCCATCGAGCCGTATGGAGTCAAGATTATCGGCAACTACCAGTTTGAACGTCAAATTGGCGATCCAGGTACAGGCAGTGGAGCTGGCGCGGTATCGCCTGGTCATAACTCCGCTTATTACGATGAGCAAACCGGACGCTATTTCCTCATCTTCCATTCCCGCTTCCCCGGACGTGGCGAGGAGCATGAAGTGCGTACCCATGAGATGTTTATGAATGCAGACGGCTGGCTGACGGTAGCGCCTTATCGTTACGCAGGCGAGCAGAATCCACAGGCAAAGGTTACCGCAAGTGAGATTCCGGGCGATTACCAATGGATCACACAGGACAAAAACATTAGCGCCGACATCCACCAAGCCGTATCAGCAACACTGAATGCAGACGGTACTATCACTGGTGACGTTACCGGTACATGGCAGCTGCAAGGAAAGAACACAGCACTGCTTAAGGTCGGTGCAGCCACATATAACGGTGTCTTTTTACATGAAATCAATGCCGCTTCTGGCAAAACCGTGCTGACGCTGACCGCGTTATCCAAAGATGGAATCAGCGTATGGGGCAGTCAGCGTGAGGTGCAAAAGGACAAGCAGCTCGTCTCAGCAGTAGATAAGGATCTGAGTCTGGGCGAGACGGATCATGTCTTTTACGATCTGGATTTGCCACTGACTGGAACACGCGGCGTGCAGATCAGCTGGCGCTCCACCAAGCCGGAGATCATTTCGGATACCGGTACAGTCACTCGTCCAGCAGCAGGCACAGGCAATGCGCGTGTTACGATGATCGCCACCATCACGAAAAATGGTGCGAAAAAGAACAAAAACTTCAAAATCACGGTGCTAGAGCAGGCGCGAGGTCCATTACTGAGCCAATATACATTTGATGAATCTAGCGGCACGACCGTAACTGACAGCACCTACAATCATTATGATGGTACGCTGATCAACGGCGTAACTCGCAATGTATATGGCAAGTCTGGCTCAGGTATTACGCTGGATGGCGTGGACGATTATGTGCAGCTGCCGGGTACGATTACAGATGCGGAGGATTTTACCTTTGCAAGCTGGGTGAAATGGGACGGTGGCGCTGCGTGGCAACGAATTTTGGATTTTGGTGATGGAATGAATGGCTTTATGTTCCTGACCCCTTCCCAAGGAAATGGCGTACAATTTACCATTCACCGCAACAATACCGACCAGAGCATCATCACATCATCTGCTCTGCCAATCGGACAATGGGTACATGTAGCGGTTACGCTGTCTGGGGATACCGGTAAGCTGTATATCAACGGCAAGCTGGCAGGCAGCAACGACCAGATGACCTTCAATCCGCATGATCTGATGACCCGTGAAGCATATTTAGGCAAAAGCCGCTTCGCTGCCGATGCGTATTTGAAGGGCAGTCTGGATGAGGTGAATATATACAACCGAGCGCTGAGTGAGCAGGAGATTCAGGAGCTGGCGAAATAAAATGAATGAAGAAGTAGAAGGGAATAAAGAAAACAGCGAAGTGGAACATAGATTGAGAATATGATTTAAACCCATTGCCTCATCCAACGACCTGTTTGATCGAAAGAACGACACCTATCCAACATATACCTTATAGTAAAACAAGCATGTTCATCTGGTTTGAACATGCTTGTTTGCTATATGCTTAACTGCAATCTGACTACGCTCGCATGTTCTTAAAATTCCCCGACCAAATTGTATAATAGACAGTACTCATCTCCGGTATCAGGTGGTATACTCAAGTTGCATTCCACCAATATGAAACTTTTACATAACCACCCACGTATTTCTCGTTATACCTGCACTGAACAGCAGTACAAACTCAAATTATTAACGAAAGAGGTTAGAACCATGTCCAATTTTCAAGACCCATACGGTCAACAGGGCGATCCGAATGATGTACAAGCAAACAAAGTAATGGCGATTCTGGCGTACATCATATTCTTTATTCCACTGCTTGCCGCTCGCAATTCACCATTTGCCATGTATCATGCTAATCAAGGGTTGGTATTGTTCCTAGTGGCATTGGCAGGGAATGTAATTGCTGCGATCATTCCATTTATCGGCTGGGTATTGTCGCCTATTATTGGGATTGCCGTTGTCGTGTTCATGATCATCGGTATCATCAATGCTGCCAATGGCGAGCGTAAACCACTGCCTTTGATCGGCACGATTCAACTGATCAAGTAAACCGTTCTCTCCTATACATACTACTCCGGTTTACGACACGTACGAAAACAGCCTTCCTTTTTATGAGGAAGGCTGTTTTTTTATAATTATCTATTATTGTTCCAAGACATAGCGTTCATGTTGATGTATGCTGACGTGATGGCATCAATAGAACGGTTGTTTACTGACCGAGCTGCTGAAATTGGTTTAGCAAACCATTGATTTGATCGACAGTTTGGAAGATTTGTGAATTGTTCAGGTCTGCGACGGTTAGCTTGCCCGCTTGCACCTGATCGATCAGACTGTTTACCTCTGTGCCAAGTGTAGCACTGTAGCTGGATAACTGCTGATGTAGATCTTTGGCAAAGGCAGGGGGTTCTAGCTGATTGAAGGCATTGATCTGACTTTGAGTATTGGCAAGCTCCTGAGACAGCTGTTCACGAGCTTGTGGATCAGTTAGTGCCTGCTGTGTGAGATCAGGTAGGCTCTGCGATAGATTCGATGTACTGTTGATATACGAAGTTACTTCACTCACATAGTTGACGGACTGATTCACCTGATCCAGTGCCGAACAGCCTGACAGCAGACCGACGAGCATAACGAGCATAAGCATGTATGTTTTCAATAGAGACACTCCTTGTTGAGGGAATACCTATACTACTGTGTAACGCCTTAGATGGTTTCAACAATTGCCTATTCTGGGTGACAGCAGATATGGTACAGTTACATACAGAGGAATCATCACTGGCAACGGTGACGGATAGAAAGGAAGTAGAGTATGTATGGATAATCACGTAGTACAGGCACAGGAAATCGCCAGCTGGATGATCGAGCATATTCGTGACCGTGGTATGCTGCGGCAGGAAGAAGCAATCGATTATGTACGGGAGCAATATGGCGAGCAATTTCTGTTTACAAGCGACAGCGGCAATATTTCGCTGGATAAAGAGATCAAAAAGGCCTTTCGTAAGCAGCATGGTGGACGCGTTGCTTGGGATCGGGACGGTTTTTTCTGGGCGTGGACGTAAGCTGCGCACGGTTTTGACAATAGTAACCAATCGTATAGCCTATACAAATACGGGAGAAGTGCGACGCCGAGTGACGGATCGTACTTCTCCCGTTTGCATAAAAAAGGGCTGTATCACACTTACATGATTACTCGAATTTACAAATGAAGCAGCGACGTATGGGTAGCCTCATCGTTAGCGTTGCTAGTAGATACAGGCTGAACAGGCTGCGCCGAAGATTGCTCTGGCTTGTCCGTCATCAGCCGCTGCAAATCGTCCAGATTCTCAATCCGTAGCTGATTACCCGGTGTCGTGTGGTTATTATGCCAGCCCGGCAACCGGTAATCCAGATATACATACATCGCCAGACTGCTGGCAATCAGAAAAGACAATAGTCCATAAATTAAAATTTGTTTTGGTTTCATATCGAATTCCCCACTTTTATTCCACTCGTTGTTACCTGTTCAAGCAGGTACAGTTCTCTATAGGTTGAAGTGCCGGTACATTTTCTGCCAGAAAAATGACTGAAATTGAATTATTGTACAGGCGGTGTATAGTATAATGGAAAGACAGCCCTTAACAGGCATTAGCGCTTGGTGCGCATACCTTTTCTCTCTTACACTATAAAAGCTGCCAGGCAAGCAAACAATGAAAGGAATCTGATGATTCTGTCATTGAGCCTTCGCCGGGAAGGCGCTATGCTGACATGGCAGTGTATTTGCTGTGGAATAAGATGCCTATGAATGAACACAAGATAAACTCAAGAGAAATTAGCGGAAAGTGAGCGATGATCCCATGCCGGACATTATTAAAGTGATTGTAGATACCGCCGGCCAGGAAGGCCATGGTTCTTTTATTTATTTGGAAACCCATAAACCGATTCTAATCGGACGTCATACCGGCAGCGCGCAGACCGACCTGCCTTTATATAATCAGCTTGTCTCCAAGCAGCATTGTGTACTCAAGCGTATCCATAATGATATCTATGTCGAAGATCTTGGTAGTAAAAATGGTACCGAGCTGAACGGTCAGCGACTACAGCCGTACCAGTCCCGGCGCATCAGTGATGGCGACCAATTAACCTTGGTGAACGGGCTGGTCACACTCCGTCTGGAGCGTGGCACCGATCTAGAGGAAACGCGCGAGTACCGGATTAGCGATTTGCTGGAGCATGAAGTACGCCTGAACGATTATTTGCAAAATATTCAGGTGGGTGGCGACAGCATTACATTATCCAAAAAGGAATACCAGCTATTCAAGCTGCTGTACAATTGCTTAGACCATTTTGTCACGCGTGAGCAGATTGTACGCGATGTGTGGCCAGAGCGCTGTGTCGATGATGCAGAACTGGTTGGGGTAGATGAAGTCAATTCCCTGATCTACCGTACAAATAAAAAGCTGGGCGACCACTTTACGATTCGTTCGGTTTACAAAAAAGGGGTATATATGAAGAAGCAGGATAACAGTGAGGAGTTGGATAGCCAAACCTCCTTCTGATGGGCGGCATGGAATCATTGATGACTGCTGGATCGTGAGCAGACGACAACCAATTCAAACATGAGGGGGATCACGATGACGCTATTGCTTTCTTTTTTAAAGAAATACAGGGTTGCGGCGATACTGGCGCTGCTTATGATGCTGATCGAGCTAACGCTGGAATTGCTGCAACCCTTTCTGATCTCCAAAATCATTGATGACGGCGTTAGTCAGCGTCATATTCCCACCGTTCTGTTATGGGGCGGGATTCTAACCGGCGGAACGATTATTGCGTTTATCGCCGGTATTTTTAGCTCTTTTTATGCGGCATATGCTAGTCAGGGGCTGGGGTATGATCTGCGGGAGGCGCTGTATCGCAAGGTGCAGTCGTTTTCGTATAGTTTATTTAATCGATTTGCCACATCCTCGCTCATCACGCGGCTAACCAACGATGTGACCATTTTGCAGGATATGCTGTTTATGGGCTTGCGCTTTATGCTACGGATTCCGCTGCTCGTTGTCGGCAGTAGTATCATGGCGCTAGTTGTTAACGTGAAGCTTGGGCTGCTGCTGGTGATTGGTGTACCGGTGCTGCTGGTTTTTGTAATCGCCATCATGAAGCGGGCAGCGATTTCATTTGAAAAGGTGCAGCGTCGTTTGGACAAGGTGAACAATGTCATGCAGGAAAATCTGACCGGTATGCGGCTGATTCGTGTCTTCGTGCGTAGACAGCATGAGCGCAAGCGGTTTGAGCAGCAGAGTGGGGCGCTGATGAATGACACCGTATCTGCACTGCGTCTGACGGAGACGACGATGCCTTTTATTTTGTTCGTTATGAATGTGAGTATTATTGCGGTGCTGTGGTTTGGACATCGGGATATTTTGTCGGGCAGCACATCCGTCGGTGAAGTG
Protein-coding regions in this window:
- a CDS encoding LamG-like jellyroll fold domain-containing protein → MTSRFRKQASITAIAATLVIPMLLPSSTIFAAFPSTDSLKVTAAPTSGAITNATATSNPTVLPGASTDAAAATATGTPVYQEASVHDPSVIKVGNEFYIFGSHLASAKSSDLMNWSMISSGVADGNPLIPNVTTELKDALSWAQTSTLWAADVIQLADGKFYMYYNACKGDSPRSAMGIAVADNIEGPYRDKGIFLKSGMWDQISEDGTIYDARIHPNTVDPDVFYDKDGKLWMVYGSYSGGIFVMQMDPVTGKPLPDQGYGKKLIGGNHSRIEGAYMLYSPQTDYYYMFLSFGGLDATGGYNLRVVRSKTPDGPFYDAAGNDMTNVKADPSKPLFDDDSIEPYGVKIIGNYQFERQIGDPGTGSGAGAVSPGHNSAYYDEQTGRYFLIFHSRFPGRGEEHEVRTHEMFMNADGWLTVAPYRYAGEQNPQAKVTASEIPGDYQWITQDKNISADIHQAVSATLNADGTITGDVTGTWQLQGKNTALLKVGAATYNGVFLHEINAASGKTVLTLTALSKDGISVWGSQREVQKDKQLVSAVDKDLSLGETDHVFYDLDLPLTGTRGVQISWRSTKPEIISDTGTVTRPAAGTGNARVTMIATITKNGAKKNKNFKITVLEQARGPLLSQYTFDESSGTTVTDSTYNHYDGTLINGVTRNVYGKSGSGITLDGVDDYVQLPGTITDAEDFTFASWVKWDGGAAWQRILDFGDGMNGFMFLTPSQGNGVQFTIHRNNTDQSIITSSALPIGQWVHVAVTLSGDTGKLYINGKLAGSNDQMTFNPHDLMTREAYLGKSRFAADAYLKGSLDEVNIYNRALSEQEIQELAK
- a CDS encoding DUF4870 domain-containing protein encodes the protein MSNFQDPYGQQGDPNDVQANKVMAILAYIIFFIPLLAARNSPFAMYHANQGLVLFLVALAGNVIAAIIPFIGWVLSPIIGIAVVVFMIIGIINAANGERKPLPLIGTIQLIK
- a CDS encoding DUF6376 family protein, encoding MKTYMLMLVMLVGLLSGCSALDQVNQSVNYVSEVTSYINSTSNLSQSLPDLTQQALTDPQAREQLSQELANTQSQINAFNQLEPPAFAKDLHQQLSSYSATLGTEVNSLIDQVQAGKLTVADLNNSQIFQTVDQINGLLNQFQQLGQ
- a CDS encoding DUF6953 family protein, which translates into the protein MDNHVVQAQEIASWMIEHIRDRGMLRQEEAIDYVREQYGEQFLFTSDSGNISLDKEIKKAFRKQHGGRVAWDRDGFFWAWT
- a CDS encoding FHA domain-containing protein is translated as MSDDPMPDIIKVIVDTAGQEGHGSFIYLETHKPILIGRHTGSAQTDLPLYNQLVSKQHCVLKRIHNDIYVEDLGSKNGTELNGQRLQPYQSRRISDGDQLTLVNGLVTLRLERGTDLEETREYRISDLLEHEVRLNDYLQNIQVGGDSITLSKKEYQLFKLLYNCLDHFVTREQIVRDVWPERCVDDAELVGVDEVNSLIYRTNKKLGDHFTIRSVYKKGVYMKKQDNSEELDSQTSF